A genomic window from Sphingobacterium spiritivorum includes:
- the trpS gene encoding tryptophan--tRNA ligase has translation METVVSGIRSTGKLHLGNYYGALSNFVKMQNEYNCFFFIADLHSLTTHPTPHSLQQTVRQVVVEYLAAGIDPEKSTIYIQSDVPEVAELYLYMNMNAYMGELERAASFKDKVRADPNNVNAGLLTYPVLMASDILIHHGTKVPVGKDQEQHLEMTRTFGNRFNRLYEVDYFKEAFAFSYSDKLIKVPGLDGQGKMGKSNGDANCIYLSDTPDAIRKKLMRAVSDGGPTEMNQVKPEPIQNLFDLMKVVSPASTVQHFDDLYNKCEIRYGDFKKQLAEDMIIATEDVRSRIEEISADNDYISKVVKLGADKAGESARKTIKEVREIIGFKKFY, from the coding sequence ATGGAAACTGTTGTTAGCGGTATCAGAAGTACCGGAAAATTACACTTAGGAAACTACTACGGTGCATTAAGCAATTTTGTAAAAATGCAAAACGAGTATAATTGTTTCTTTTTTATTGCCGATCTACACTCTTTAACGACTCACCCTACTCCACATAGTCTTCAACAAACAGTGAGACAGGTTGTTGTAGAATATTTAGCAGCGGGAATCGATCCTGAAAAATCAACTATCTACATCCAGTCCGATGTACCAGAGGTGGCAGAATTATATCTGTATATGAACATGAATGCCTATATGGGTGAACTCGAACGTGCTGCTTCTTTCAAAGATAAAGTCAGAGCTGATCCGAACAATGTAAATGCAGGTTTGCTGACCTATCCCGTATTGATGGCTTCAGATATTCTGATTCACCATGGAACGAAGGTACCTGTAGGAAAGGATCAGGAACAGCACCTGGAAATGACACGCACCTTTGGTAATCGTTTTAACAGACTCTATGAGGTAGATTATTTCAAGGAAGCATTTGCTTTTTCGTACTCCGATAAACTGATAAAAGTACCGGGACTGGACGGACAGGGGAAAATGGGCAAATCCAACGGAGATGCCAATTGCATATACCTGTCAGATACACCTGATGCTATTCGTAAAAAATTAATGCGTGCCGTATCTGATGGCGGACCAACAGAAATGAACCAGGTAAAACCTGAACCTATACAGAATCTCTTCGATCTGATGAAAGTCGTATCTCCGGCCTCTACAGTTCAGCATTTTGATGACCTGTACAATAAATGTGAAATTCGCTATGGCGACTTCAAAAAGCAACTCGCGGAAGATATGATCATCGCAACAGAAGATGTACGCTCACGAATAGAAGAGATCTCTGCTGATAATGATTACATCTCCAAAGTGGTTAAATTAGGGGCTGACAAAGCCGGCGAATCTGCACGTAAAACGATAAAAGAAGTACGTGAGATTATTGGATTTAAAAAGTTTTATTAA
- a CDS encoding deoxynucleoside kinase: MHIAIVGNIGAGKTTLTQLLANHFKYEPQFEAVDNNPYLEDFYADMKRWAFNLQIFFLNSRFRHIVQLQEKGIDMIQDRTIYEDAYIFAENLFDMGLMSERDFENYSNIFQSIIHYIKPPDLLIYLKASVPTLVNNIQRRGRDYESAIRLDYLSKLNDKYDKWINNYKDGKVMVLDKDNLDFTSNPEDLGFIIQKIEAELFGLF, encoded by the coding sequence ATGCATATTGCTATTGTCGGAAATATAGGAGCAGGTAAAACAACCCTGACTCAGCTTTTAGCAAATCATTTCAAATACGAACCTCAGTTTGAAGCGGTAGATAACAACCCTTATCTGGAAGATTTCTATGCAGATATGAAACGTTGGGCATTTAATCTGCAGATCTTTTTCCTGAACAGCAGATTCAGACATATTGTACAGCTGCAGGAGAAAGGTATAGATATGATACAGGATCGTACCATATACGAAGACGCCTATATCTTTGCTGAAAATTTATTTGATATGGGGCTGATGAGTGAGCGGGACTTTGAAAATTACAGCAATATTTTTCAGAGCATCATTCATTACATCAAACCTCCGGATTTGCTGATCTATCTGAAAGCATCTGTACCTACTCTGGTCAATAATATTCAAAGAAGAGGCCGTGACTATGAATCCGCAATCCGTCTGGACTATTTGTCTAAGCTAAACGACAAATATGACAAATGGATCAATAATTATAAAGATGGTAAAGTGATGGTACTCGACAAGGACAATCTGGACTTTACCAGCAATCCGGAAGATCTGGGTTTCATTATCCAAAAAATAGAAGCAGAACTATTTGGACTTTTTTAA
- a CDS encoding thiazole synthase codes for MNFMDNLTIANRSFQSRLFVGTGKFGSGELLEKAVLASESELVTVALKRINTNDEQDHLIRHLQHPHIHLLPNTSGARTAKEAVLAAQLAREALETNWIKLEIHPDPKYLLPDPIETLKAAEELVQLGFIVMPYIHADPVLCKRLEDVGTQTVMPLGSPIGSNKGLRTIDFLEIIIEQSSVPVIIDAGIGSPSDAAKAMELGADAVLVNTAIAAADDPMAMAYAFKLAVEAGRIAYLAKLPPVTQQSYASSPFTSFLQQT; via the coding sequence ATGAATTTTATGGATAATCTTACTATTGCCAACCGCAGCTTTCAGTCTCGTTTATTTGTTGGAACCGGAAAATTCGGTTCGGGAGAATTACTGGAAAAGGCTGTGTTAGCCTCCGAAAGCGAATTAGTAACTGTTGCACTGAAACGTATCAATACCAATGACGAACAGGATCACCTTATCCGTCATTTACAGCATCCTCATATCCACTTATTACCCAATACCTCAGGAGCACGAACGGCAAAAGAAGCCGTATTAGCAGCACAACTAGCCCGTGAAGCCTTAGAAACCAACTGGATAAAACTGGAAATTCATCCGGATCCCAAATATCTGTTACCTGATCCTATAGAAACACTCAAAGCTGCCGAAGAACTGGTGCAACTGGGATTCATTGTCATGCCTTATATACATGCCGATCCCGTACTTTGCAAACGGCTGGAAGATGTAGGCACACAGACTGTCATGCCTTTGGGATCACCAATCGGCAGCAATAAGGGACTCCGGACTATTGATTTCCTGGAAATCATCATCGAGCAAAGCTCCGTACCGGTAATTATAGATGCAGGTATAGGCTCTCCCTCTGATGCAGCCAAAGCAATGGAACTGGGCGCCGATGCAGTGCTCGTGAATACAGCAATTGCCGCAGCTGATGACCCTATGGCCATGGCCTATGCCTTCAAACTTGCAGTAGAGGCCGGAAGAATAGCTTATCTGGCCAAACTTCCACCCGTGACCCAGCAAAGCTATGCATCAAGCCCCTTCACCTCCTTTCTACAACAGACCTAA
- the kdsB gene encoding 3-deoxy-manno-octulosonate cytidylyltransferase: MKTIGIIPARYASSRFPGKPLVDIAGKSMIQRVYEQVKQTPGLHEVVVATDDTRIEEHVRSFAGNVVLTSETHESGTDRCAEVISKVSGFDIAVNIQGDEPFINPLQIELLISCFKNEHTQIATLVKEIHTEAELLNVNIPKVVRSVSGEAIYFSRQTIPFIRNTEQKNWLTSHQFYKHIGIYGYRANILQELTKLPVSILEKAESLEQLRWVENGYRIQTAVTTHETIAVDTPEDLEHIMQTYFR; encoded by the coding sequence ATGAAAACTATTGGAATAATCCCTGCACGTTATGCATCCTCCCGGTTTCCGGGAAAACCGCTGGTCGATATTGCAGGAAAATCAATGATTCAACGTGTATATGAACAAGTGAAACAAACTCCCGGCTTACACGAAGTCGTAGTCGCTACAGATGACACACGCATTGAGGAGCATGTACGTAGTTTTGCTGGCAATGTAGTTCTGACTTCAGAGACACATGAATCAGGTACAGATCGTTGTGCAGAAGTCATATCCAAGGTTTCCGGATTTGATATTGCTGTCAATATTCAGGGAGATGAACCTTTTATCAATCCCCTGCAGATCGAGTTACTGATTTCTTGTTTTAAAAATGAGCATACACAGATCGCAACACTCGTTAAAGAAATTCATACGGAAGCCGAACTGTTGAATGTCAATATACCAAAGGTAGTGCGGAGTGTAAGTGGTGAAGCTATATATTTCAGTCGCCAGACCATTCCGTTTATCCGCAATACCGAACAGAAAAACTGGCTGACTTCGCATCAATTTTATAAACATATAGGCATATACGGTTACAGGGCAAATATCCTGCAGGAACTGACTAAACTTCCTGTTTCTATTCTTGAGAAGGCGGAATCACTGGAACAACTTCGCTGGGTAGAAAACGGATACCGGATTCAGACTGCTGTCACTACACATGAGACCATTGCTGTAGATACACCGGAAGATCTGGAGCATATTATGCAGACGTACTTCAGGTAA
- a CDS encoding SusC/RagA family TonB-linked outer membrane protein, with protein sequence MKKSALLLLSTFLLLAQAIAQQITVSGKVTSGGTPVAGVSVSVKNTKEATLTNQQGDYSVKAKQGDVLIFSHIGYVRQEQTVGTSTNIPVQLQSDAVGLDEVIVTGTSQGTTRKQLGSYVSSVKGDDLNKAPSGNVLASLQGKTAGAQISQNSGDPAGGISVRLRGISSVNSSSEPLYIIDGVIVSNNTTRVTNTSANYDGGNFVGSIGQNRMVDINPADIERIEVLNGAAAAAIYGSRANAGVIQIFTKKGVSGAPQINFGTSLTLGHLRKQVEVNESPVKFGGSPNVFTQDVIATPLQTTTTPVQRYNYQDYIFRSSTGTDNTLSISGGNDNTKYYTSAGYFSNQGIIKNTNFRRYNFRTNLDQKLNDWAKFSAGLNYVKSSANEKPDGNSFFSPMNSVTILGNFHDIFARNENGNLMAVGERGRVNPVSVIEDIKQRQETDRIIANANLKLTPVKNLTLDFTMGVDNSAQNGTTYIPPFAYNVNPDFFGGGASLDGTLNGYASTANNNAFQFNNELNATYEAKISDILSSTTQVGYSYQYEKSKYALISGRGLAPLIETVNAASTPLPGVDGRTELSVSGGYIQQNFKYRDHLFVTGALRIDQSSVFGKDFRTQKYLKGSVSYVLSSTEYWKKLGVSSWWDTFKIRGAYGESGNLTGIGAYARFNAYETQSFLGRASLFSSATLANENVKPERQRELELGTDLSFFKNRLGLQFNWYNKKVDDLLLASVIAPSVGFSNLLDNIGSLRNKGIEVVLNGTPVKGEKWNWNSSFIYSRNRNEALDVGGLRLFSTNSGAPVSIINGQPIGVFYGTFFARNPDGSLLTNAAGIPMIERGIQNSATTFTPQRDANGMPTGTTLRKVLGNPNPDYTFSFVNDISYKKLSLHVQLDAVRGGDVWNADWRTRQGVGNGKVAEQEQKGELPRGYVSGVYAIEEWRIDNGSFVKLREVSLSYNVGRVKYFKDLTINVSGRNLISWDNYKGYDPELNAGGQSTILRNIDFGAVPIPRTFSIGLLTKF encoded by the coding sequence ATGAAGAAATCAGCATTACTTCTACTAAGTACGTTTCTGCTTCTGGCTCAGGCTATAGCGCAGCAAATAACTGTCTCAGGAAAAGTTACGTCAGGCGGTACTCCGGTAGCCGGAGTATCTGTCAGTGTAAAAAACACAAAAGAAGCGACCCTCACGAATCAACAAGGGGATTATTCCGTCAAAGCAAAGCAAGGGGATGTATTAATATTTTCACATATCGGCTATGTCAGACAGGAACAAACAGTCGGCACTTCAACAAATATACCTGTTCAGTTACAGTCGGATGCCGTTGGACTGGATGAAGTCATCGTAACGGGTACTTCACAAGGAACGACCCGAAAACAATTGGGTAGCTATGTAAGCTCAGTAAAGGGCGATGATCTGAATAAAGCTCCAAGTGGAAATGTACTGGCTTCCTTACAAGGTAAGACAGCCGGTGCGCAGATTAGTCAGAACTCCGGAGACCCGGCAGGAGGAATCAGTGTAAGATTACGCGGAATCAGTTCTGTCAATTCTTCTTCTGAACCCCTTTACATCATCGATGGTGTCATTGTTAGTAATAATACGACAAGAGTGACAAATACTTCTGCCAACTATGACGGAGGTAACTTTGTAGGTAGTATCGGACAAAACAGAATGGTAGATATCAATCCGGCAGATATAGAGCGTATCGAAGTATTAAATGGTGCTGCAGCCGCTGCTATATACGGATCCAGAGCCAATGCCGGTGTCATCCAGATTTTCACCAAAAAAGGCGTTAGCGGAGCTCCGCAAATTAATTTCGGAACCAGTCTGACCTTAGGTCACTTACGTAAACAGGTAGAAGTAAATGAATCGCCTGTGAAATTCGGAGGTTCACCAAATGTATTTACACAGGATGTAATTGCTACCCCTTTACAAACGACGACCACTCCTGTTCAACGCTACAATTATCAGGATTACATCTTTCGTTCTTCCACAGGAACTGATAATACCCTTTCTATTTCAGGTGGAAATGACAACACAAAATATTATACTTCTGCCGGATACTTCTCCAATCAGGGAATTATCAAAAACACGAATTTCAGAAGATATAATTTCAGAACAAATTTAGACCAGAAACTGAATGATTGGGCTAAATTTAGTGCCGGATTGAATTATGTAAAGAGTTCTGCAAATGAAAAACCGGATGGAAACTCCTTCTTCTCACCTATGAACTCCGTGACAATCCTCGGCAATTTCCATGATATATTTGCACGTAATGAGAATGGCAATTTAATGGCTGTCGGTGAACGCGGGCGAGTCAATCCTGTTTCAGTTATTGAAGATATCAAGCAAAGACAAGAAACAGATCGTATAATTGCGAATGCCAACCTGAAACTGACTCCAGTAAAAAATCTGACTTTGGATTTCACAATGGGGGTTGACAATTCGGCTCAGAATGGGACTACTTATATTCCACCGTTTGCATATAATGTAAACCCGGACTTCTTTGGTGGCGGCGCTTCACTTGACGGAACACTAAATGGATATGCAAGTACGGCTAATAATAATGCTTTTCAGTTTAACAACGAATTGAATGCCACATATGAAGCCAAAATATCAGATATTCTATCATCCACAACGCAGGTGGGCTACTCCTATCAATATGAAAAGAGTAAATATGCACTGATCAGTGGCCGGGGACTTGCTCCGCTCATCGAAACTGTCAATGCAGCTTCGACTCCCCTGCCTGGAGTGGATGGACGTACAGAATTGTCTGTCAGTGGTGGATATATTCAGCAAAATTTTAAATACAGAGATCACCTCTTTGTAACCGGCGCCTTACGGATTGATCAGTCGTCCGTATTTGGAAAAGATTTCCGTACGCAGAAGTACCTGAAAGGTAGTGTAAGTTATGTATTATCTTCTACTGAATACTGGAAAAAATTAGGCGTTTCATCTTGGTGGGATACCTTCAAAATACGCGGAGCATACGGCGAATCCGGCAACCTGACAGGGATCGGTGCTTATGCAAGATTCAATGCTTACGAGACGCAGTCCTTCCTGGGCAGAGCTTCTTTATTCTCCAGTGCAACACTGGCAAATGAAAACGTTAAACCTGAACGTCAGCGTGAACTGGAATTGGGTACAGATCTCTCCTTTTTCAAAAATCGCTTAGGTCTGCAATTCAACTGGTACAACAAGAAAGTAGACGATCTTTTACTAGCCAGCGTCATTGCTCCATCTGTAGGATTTTCCAATTTACTTGACAACATCGGTTCACTCCGTAATAAAGGGATAGAAGTCGTTTTGAACGGAACACCTGTAAAAGGTGAAAAATGGAACTGGAATAGTTCCTTTATCTATAGCCGGAATAGAAATGAAGCGTTGGATGTAGGCGGTCTCAGATTATTCAGCACCAATTCCGGAGCTCCGGTATCCATTATCAACGGACAACCTATTGGGGTATTCTACGGAACATTCTTCGCCCGCAATCCGGACGGTAGTTTATTGACTAATGCAGCAGGTATCCCGATGATCGAACGTGGTATTCAAAATTCTGCAACTACATTTACACCACAGCGTGATGCAAACGGAATGCCTACAGGCACTACACTACGTAAAGTGCTGGGTAATCCAAATCCGGATTACACCTTTTCTTTCGTCAATGATATCAGTTATAAAAAATTAAGCCTTCATGTACAACTTGATGCTGTAAGAGGAGGAGACGTATGGAATGCAGACTGGAGGACCCGTCAAGGTGTAGGAAATGGTAAAGTAGCTGAGCAGGAACAAAAAGGCGAGTTACCACGTGGTTATGTTTCCGGAGTATACGCTATCGAAGAATGGCGTATTGACAACGGATCATTCGTCAAATTAAGAGAAGTATCACTAAGCTATAATGTGGGAAGAGTAAAATACTTTAAAGATCTGACCATCAATGTCAGCGGACGAAATCTGATCTCATGGGATAATTATAAAGGATATGATCCTGAACTGAATGCCGGAGGACAATCCACTATTCTGCGAAACATTGACTTCGGAGCAGTACCTATTCCACGTACATTTAGCATAGGCTTATTGACCAAATTCTAA
- a CDS encoding thiamine phosphate synthase, giving the protein MIIISPDTITPQHIELIHAIPWSDALLYHLRLPSAAKDDIAHILEDIDKHLYPFIVLHYHKETALKAGIRRIHISTDKKKEISIPDTDLILSVSTHHVDEFNSLDADIAYAFISPVYPSISKEGYQATAEFKIHNIQHRSNLNSKMIALGGITEYNISELKALGYDDVALCGYIWQHSDPLFAADKCFSISQTTSYVQ; this is encoded by the coding sequence ATGATTATAATATCACCGGATACCATCACTCCGCAGCATATCGAACTCATACACGCCATTCCATGGTCTGATGCACTGCTATATCATCTTCGTTTGCCGTCGGCCGCAAAAGATGATATAGCCCATATACTGGAAGATATAGATAAACATCTCTATCCGTTCATTGTATTACATTATCATAAAGAAACTGCGTTAAAGGCAGGTATAAGACGAATACATATCTCCACAGATAAGAAAAAAGAAATAAGCATACCAGACACAGATCTGATTCTGTCCGTATCTACACATCATGTAGATGAGTTCAACAGCCTGGATGCAGATATCGCTTATGCTTTTATCAGTCCGGTATATCCCAGTATTTCAAAAGAAGGATATCAGGCAACAGCAGAATTCAAAATCCACAATATACAGCACAGAAGCAACTTAAACAGCAAAATGATTGCTTTAGGAGGAATCACAGAATACAATATATCTGAATTAAAAGCTTTGGGATACGATGACGTTGCTCTGTGTGGTTATATCTGGCAACATTCTGATCCTCTGTTTGCTGCAGATAAATGCTTTTCTATTTCTCAAACGACATCATATGTACAGTAG
- a CDS encoding thiamine phosphate synthase, whose protein sequence is MYSRLQYISTGNTVNEQLNNIRKVLENKGNWIQLRWKNAPKTALIDLAFQVTELKKQFDFTYIINDHVSIAYKVNSDGVHLGLKDLSVQQARNFLGSDKIIGGTANTAEDVRQRIAENCDYIGLGPLRFTSSKQNLSPVLGYEGYQNIIQEIQKEDQHHPPIYAIGGIKQEDILQLQHIGIYGVAVSSLLTHSVSTQSIIQHINHEFYG, encoded by the coding sequence ATGTACAGTAGATTACAATATATTTCCACCGGAAATACGGTAAATGAACAGCTCAATAACATCAGAAAAGTCTTGGAGAATAAAGGCAACTGGATACAGCTTCGCTGGAAGAATGCGCCCAAAACCGCATTGATAGATCTTGCTTTTCAGGTTACCGAATTAAAAAAACAATTCGATTTTACTTATATTATCAATGACCATGTCTCCATAGCCTACAAGGTCAATAGTGATGGTGTTCATTTGGGGCTGAAAGACCTTTCTGTACAACAAGCCCGAAATTTCTTGGGTTCTGATAAAATTATCGGCGGCACAGCCAATACAGCAGAAGACGTACGTCAGCGCATTGCTGAAAACTGTGACTACATAGGTCTTGGTCCTTTAAGATTTACCTCTTCCAAACAGAACCTAAGTCCGGTTCTTGGCTATGAAGGATATCAAAACATTATACAGGAGATACAAAAGGAAGATCAGCATCACCCTCCTATCTATGCTATCGGAGGTATAAAACAGGAGGATATTCTTCAACTGCAGCATATCGGCATCTACGGTGTTGCAGTCTCTTCCCTGCTGACTCACTCCGTCAGCACGCAATCAATCATTCAACATATCAATCATGAATTTTATGGATAA
- the thiH gene encoding 2-iminoacetate synthase ThiH, which yields MKTQFKDIFDQYDWDTIKKKIYVVSEQQVKQVLAKSKRNLQDFLTLLSPAAAPFLEEMAAQCHYLTKKRFGKTIQLYAPLYLSNECNNICTYCGFSMDNKIRRKTLNDEELIREVLFLKNKGFDHVLLVTGEANYTVNLLYFLNAMDKIRSYFSNISIEVQPLTLQEYQLLQQAGVYAVLVYQETYHKEVYKTYHPKGKKSNFDFRLDTPDRIGQAGIHKIGLGVLLGLEDWRVDSFFNALHIDYLQKTYWQTRYSVSFPRLRPASGIDEPNFHMDDRDLLQLICAYRLWNEDLEISISTRESENFRNHIIPLGVTTMSAESKTNPGGYTVDPQSLEQFEISDERPVSDIEQLIRSKGYEAVWKDWDAVFS from the coding sequence ATGAAAACCCAATTTAAAGATATATTCGATCAATACGACTGGGATACGATTAAGAAAAAGATTTATGTAGTCTCTGAACAACAGGTAAAGCAAGTATTAGCCAAATCCAAAAGAAACCTGCAGGACTTCTTAACTCTCCTTTCTCCTGCAGCGGCTCCCTTTCTGGAGGAAATGGCTGCACAGTGCCACTATCTTACAAAAAAGAGATTTGGAAAAACCATCCAATTGTACGCACCACTCTACCTTAGCAACGAATGCAACAATATCTGTACCTACTGCGGATTCAGCATGGACAACAAGATTAGAAGAAAAACGCTTAATGATGAAGAACTGATACGTGAAGTCTTGTTTCTCAAAAATAAAGGGTTTGACCATGTTTTGCTGGTTACCGGCGAAGCCAATTATACTGTCAATTTACTTTACTTTCTGAATGCGATGGATAAGATCAGATCTTATTTTTCTAACATTTCCATTGAAGTCCAACCTCTTACATTACAGGAGTATCAACTCCTGCAGCAGGCAGGAGTATATGCTGTACTTGTATATCAGGAAACATATCATAAAGAAGTTTACAAAACCTACCACCCGAAAGGCAAAAAATCCAATTTTGATTTCAGGCTGGATACTCCGGACAGAATCGGTCAGGCAGGTATACATAAAATAGGGCTTGGCGTCTTGTTAGGTCTGGAAGACTGGCGTGTAGACAGTTTTTTTAACGCCCTCCATATTGATTACCTGCAAAAAACATATTGGCAAACCAGGTATTCGGTATCGTTTCCGCGTTTGCGCCCTGCATCCGGTATCGATGAGCCCAATTTTCATATGGATGACCGGGATCTTTTACAGTTGATATGTGCATACCGCCTGTGGAATGAAGATCTCGAAATTTCTATTTCCACAAGAGAAAGTGAAAACTTCCGAAATCACATTATTCCTCTGGGAGTCACGACTATGAGCGCTGAGTCTAAAACAAATCCCGGAGGATATACAGTCGATCCGCAATCTCTGGAACAGTTTGAAATATCGGATGAAAGACCTGTGTCAGATATAGAACAGCTTATCAGATCCAAAGGTTATGAAGCTGTATGGAAGGATTGGGATGCTGTATTTTCATAA
- a CDS encoding HesA/MoeB/ThiF family protein, whose protein sequence is MLPREEILRYKKHIMLPEIGIEGQEKIRNARVLVIGSGGLGSPILSYLTGAGVGTIGIIDFDRIEKDNLHRQILFTESDLKKDKVTTAILRLQLHNSEIQFIEHNLKLDSSNASEIFEAYDLIIDGSDNFATRYLSNDTCVSLGKPLIFGSVLNFQGQLAVFNHNGSKNLRDLFPVPPPEEDVPNCDENGVIGTLPGIIGCMMAQEALKLITGLPTLHNEFVLFDTLQLQMRKLRF, encoded by the coding sequence ATGCTCCCCAGAGAAGAAATACTACGTTACAAGAAACATATTATGCTTCCGGAAATCGGAATAGAGGGCCAGGAAAAAATACGAAATGCCCGGGTACTGGTAATCGGATCAGGAGGCTTAGGATCACCTATACTCTCCTACCTGACAGGTGCCGGAGTAGGTACCATCGGGATTATTGATTTCGACCGGATTGAAAAAGACAATCTGCACCGCCAGATTCTTTTTACGGAAAGTGATCTCAAAAAAGATAAAGTAACAACAGCTATCCTCAGACTACAGTTACATAACTCAGAAATTCAGTTTATCGAGCATAACCTAAAATTAGATTCTTCAAATGCTTCTGAAATTTTTGAAGCATATGATTTGATTATTGATGGCAGCGATAATTTTGCCACACGTTATCTTAGTAATGATACCTGTGTATCACTTGGAAAGCCCCTTATTTTTGGAAGCGTATTGAATTTTCAGGGACAACTCGCTGTATTTAATCACAATGGCTCTAAAAACCTGAGAGATCTGTTTCCCGTACCTCCTCCTGAAGAAGATGTCCCTAATTGTGATGAAAATGGAGTCATAGGTACACTTCCGGGTATTATCGGTTGTATGATGGCACAGGAAGCATTAAAATTAATAACAGGATTACCTACTCTTCACAACGAATTTGTATTATTCGATACGCTGCAGTTGCAGATGCGCAAACTACGCTTTTAA
- a CDS encoding RagB/SusD family nutrient uptake outer membrane protein, producing the protein MKKLKNITSRQFFGIGLSFVLLATSCSKEYMDPSRASNETALGTSQGLTSVAIGLQRVYTLGRTGVLFNSVAANGFVTNEFQLLNAGNIPELQLSTGGNAVDGTNTILANLWTSSNKIVYDADLVLQNADRLGDKKYAAGLIAYTSIFKALAIGNMAQYWESVPDGTGKNVSFIDRKAAFTKAINLLDNALNIIAANAISTEFLNNVPVDVNIINTIHALKARYALFSENYTLAYTEANLVDLTKPSFFKFDAISPNILFTIISSNNVFQPQNINLGLTGANIPDAADKRVTFYTKFDGSPATIRMRGFATATTSPFPIYLPGEMILIKAEVLARQNNTDDAVTELNKVITKTPESETQYGLGAALPALSGTLTQQQVLNLIYKHRCIELYASGLKIEDMRRFNQPTADRKRNFFPYPFQERDNNTNTPPDPTF; encoded by the coding sequence ATGAAAAAACTTAAAAATATAACTTCACGTCAGTTCTTTGGTATAGGCCTCAGCTTTGTATTGCTGGCTACCTCCTGTTCCAAAGAATATATGGATCCATCCAGAGCCAGTAATGAGACAGCCCTTGGCACTTCACAGGGACTTACGTCCGTCGCAATAGGCCTGCAAAGAGTGTATACATTGGGACGCACTGGTGTGCTCTTCAACTCAGTAGCGGCGAATGGATTTGTAACCAATGAATTTCAGTTACTAAATGCAGGCAATATCCCGGAATTACAACTTAGCACCGGAGGCAACGCAGTGGATGGTACAAATACAATTCTGGCTAACCTATGGACCAGTTCCAACAAAATCGTCTATGATGCAGACCTGGTCTTGCAGAATGCGGACAGATTGGGAGACAAAAAATACGCTGCAGGTCTTATTGCTTATACCAGTATTTTTAAAGCTCTTGCTATTGGAAATATGGCACAGTACTGGGAAAGTGTACCGGATGGAACAGGTAAAAATGTCTCATTTATAGACAGAAAAGCAGCTTTTACGAAAGCGATCAATTTACTGGATAATGCGCTTAATATTATTGCTGCAAATGCTATATCTACCGAATTTTTGAATAATGTTCCGGTGGATGTGAATATTATCAATACCATCCACGCATTAAAAGCCAGATATGCATTGTTTTCAGAAAACTACACGCTTGCTTATACTGAAGCGAATCTGGTAGATCTGACAAAGCCCTCCTTTTTTAAATTTGATGCTATATCTCCAAATATTCTGTTTACCATTATATCTTCCAATAATGTATTTCAGCCTCAAAACATCAATCTGGGTCTGACAGGTGCAAATATCCCGGATGCAGCAGATAAGCGCGTTACATTTTACACAAAATTTGATGGTTCACCTGCAACAATCAGAATGAGAGGATTTGCCACAGCTACAACCAGTCCATTCCCGATCTACCTTCCAGGTGAAATGATCCTGATAAAGGCGGAAGTACTGGCACGTCAGAATAATACAGATGATGCGGTGACAGAATTAAATAAAGTCATCACTAAAACACCTGAATCAGAGACACAATATGGATTGGGAGCCGCATTACCGGCACTAAGCGGAACCTTGACGCAACAACAGGTATTAAATCTTATATATAAACACCGTTGTATAGAACTCTACGCTTCCGGATTGAAAATAGAAGATATGAGACGTTTTAATCAACCTACAGCCGATCGTAAACGCAATTTCTTCCCTTATCCGTTTCAGGAAAGAGATAATAATACAAATACCCCGCCTGACCCAACTTTTTAA